From the genome of Streptomyces sp. S4.7:
AGGCTGGTGCCTTCCTGGTCTGGCTCGCCGCCCGGCACGTCGCGCTGAGCGCCTGCACCCAGACCGATCTCGATGCCTGGCACGCGGAGAAGTACGCCACCCGGCGACCTGCCCAGGCGTTCTTGCGATGGTGCATGGAGACCCGCCGGATGCCGCGGCTGATCATCCCGAACCACCCGACCACCAACCCCCACCCGATGGGCCAACACCAGCGCGTCACCGCCCTGCAACGGGTCCTCGCCGACGACAGCACCGCGCTGAGAGTCCGGGTCGCGGCCTGTCTGGTCCTGCTGTTCGCCCAACCCGTCAGCCGCATCGTTCGCATGACCACCGACGACGTTCTCCGCGACGGCCAGTGCGTCACACTCCGCCTTGGCGACCCGCCCACTCCAGCCCCTGAGCCGGTGGCCGACCTCCTGCTCGACTACCTCCAAGCGCTGCCCGCCAGCACCCCCGCCATCAACCAGAACTCGCCCTGGCTGTTCCCCGGTCGCCGAGCGAGCCAGCCCATGAACCCCGCCACCCTGCGCGACGCACTACGAAAACTCGGCATCCCTGTCGAGAAAGGCCGCACCTCGGCCATTCGCCAGCTCGTCCTCCAGGCCCCGGCGCCCGTCATCGCCCAGGCACTGGGCTACCACGACAAGAGCACCACCCGCATCGCCAACGACGCCGGAGCCCCCTGGAAGAACTACGCACCCGGCGACCACAACCGGCGATCTCC
Proteins encoded in this window:
- a CDS encoding site-specific integrase; this encodes MAGTAICRDCAGISRDFFCDRCGFEGLLLGGRLCERCTLSDQLTALLDDGTGCIHPQLIPLHQLLVSLDRPKSRLIWLRNRQVPALLRDLATGTVPLTHDAIQALPNWRTAAYLRDLLMDSGVLPHLDRRLLLFERWLAQRIATTADTEHARILQHFATWHQLRKLRAKAAKGPLGTSTTQECRQQITQAGAFLVWLAARHVALSACTQTDLDAWHAEKYATRRPAQAFLRWCMETRRMPRLIIPNHPTTNPHPMGQHQRVTALQRVLADDSTALRVRVAACLVLLFAQPVSRIVRMTTDDVLRDGQCVTLRLGDPPTPAPEPVADLLLDYLQALPASTPAINQNSPWLFPGRRASQPMNPATLRDALRKLGIPVEKGRTSAIRQLVLQAPAPVIAQALGYHDKSTTRIANDAGAPWKNYAPGDHNRRSPRLR